In Gossypium hirsutum isolate 1008001.06 chromosome D01, Gossypium_hirsutum_v2.1, whole genome shotgun sequence, the genomic window TGCATCCAAACTCCATTAGTAAAGAAATATTTTACTGCACAAATGGTGCTTGAAATCATTGAAATAGGTTTTGTAACCTCGGGTTTGTCTTTTACAGTGGAGAGGTCTTCCAGGTAGAATGGGATCCTAATCACGAGACAGTGCTGGCATCTTCTGGTGATGATAGGAGATTGATGATTTGGGACCTTAACAGGTAGTTCATGTTTGGATCGATACTAGGAATCTGTTAAAGGCTTTTATTTTGCCTGTCATATATCACTTATTATGCTTTCCCTTCGTTTTTGCTTCCAAACTTTTTGTGATCATTATGTTACTCGGACTTGGGTGTGAGTGTGAGTGTGAGATACAGAGTCTTTGTTAAACATGGATATGTTCGTACTTTCATGGTTCTTTTATGTATTTGGAGGAACCTTGGAGGTCCTATCCTCAACCATGCTCCCGAACTGCTCTGTTCTCATGGAATTCGATCATGTCCACCTTTAGCATTGTTTCATTCATAAACTTTCTCCTTCTCTGTGCTCTCCCTCAGGATCGATAATTGGCTTATTCTCAATGATTTGCAGGATTGGAGAAGAGcaattagaaattgaattagatgcCGATGATGGCCCTCCCGAACTTCTCTTTTCTCATGGAGGCCATAAAGCTAAGATTTCAGATTTCTCGTGGAACAAAAATGAGCCATGGGTTATTTCTAGTGTAGCTGAAGACAACACACTTCAGGTGTGGCAATTGGCAGAGAGTATATATCGAGACGAGGATGACACTCAAACTGCCGAAGACCATCCATAGGCCATAGAAGTTGGATTTAGAGTTTTAAGGATATGACCTTTTTAAGTAAGATCATTGTGAGTTTATAATAATGTTTTGTATGTGAACAGCTTTAGGAGTCTTTTAACATGTAACTTAATATTTAAACCTTGTGCCTGCTGTTGAACTAAATTTGATGTAAAACTTAAGACACTGAAGTTTGGTTTCAACTTGATTGAGTTTTATCGCTGACCCTCTAACTTAAATTTAACTTGTATTATTGCGGATATATAAAAGGCTACGTTATATTAGTTGTCATTCGATTATggtttatttctcttttcttatttaccaaaatttaccaaaaatgaaaagttacaaaataattttttaactactAGTAAATCTTTTTGTCACTCAGTTATTAACTGACTGAAAAATTATAAAGTAATatctcaactattcaattttaacttttttgtCACGAATTGGTTAATGTAAAAGTGAAAATACCCAAAAATTTTTGATAAATGAGTGACAAAAAAAAGATAGAATTGAATAGTTGGGTGGCTAATTAAcccataacaaaaaaaaaatccctttTAACAAAACAAAAGGACTTGTACCAGATTGCAATGAACAAGACACATCTAAAAGGAAATTCAAGATCAAGTACTCATTTTATCTTTGCCAACTAAACAGTTCAACCATCTTTTTTTCCAATTTGAGAGCCATATTTGTGGCAACTAACAAGCTCGAAGGCGGCTATTGTTAGGCACAGTTAGCAGTTACAGGAAAAAACTGTAACATTCAACGACTCCCTCACCGTTCTACAACTACGAGTTTTTCATCAGACATTCATTGATCAAAACCTCGGTTAAAAGATGGCACTTACCCTCTTTGAGCAGGCATCTCCGGCCTTCCTAAAACCAAAAACTTTGTAAGCTACCAATGTCAATCGCAAGCTAGGGGACTGCAGGGAGTGAAAACTTGAAACTCACCTGCTATGGGGGCTCACACCTCACAGTATTTGAAACATCATAGATATTCCACCTTAAATTCTGTAATTCAgcaataaaagaattcatatagCTCAGAAAGACGGAACTAGAACTCAACGAAACGAGGGCAAACTTCAATAACAGCAAAATGGTATAATGAAAAACACACTAATCCGCAAAAGCACCTATGAACTTTTTAAATTCATCGGCAAAGCATAGCATCATCAATCATAATTAGCTATAGATCTCATACATCGTAGGCAGGAAAAAGGGATAAGGAGATTTATTGAGTTTAGCTCCCAGACTCTACGAGCTATAATCCAGAAGTTTCCACTTTACAAGTTTGTCGTCTTTAAAACCATAAAACCATCTCAGATAAACCATAACTACGGAATTAACATGAAAGGGAaatgaaaattgataaaaatgaaaaagcaaTGCAACCTGAGGGAGGGTGATGGAtccaaaagaaacctgcttgtTGGAAGACAAATATGTACCCCATAGAATATGGATAATGCTCGCCTCAACAGTTCTTTAACCTGCTGTAGCTGGACGAACACCTcccaagaaaataaatatcaGTATCAAAGCCACAACATAATCAAAAACAGTGTTACACATTGCATGCAGCTATATTCCGTTTTTAAACAGTCATTGGTCAATACAGCTTATAATATTTGGAATATTGCATGAACAAGTTCAAATATCTGTTAAAAGGCCTCGCTTAGATTATAGCTCATACACCATAAAGACTTGAACACGTCCATGTCAACACCTAAATATACAAATAATGATCCGCGACTCGTGGTGGTTCTTAAATCTTATGTAAATCTTTTGCCATTCCTCTACTAATAATTCTAAACTCGAATGGTAGATGTGTACTAGATGATGATATATTCAAAACAATACTCAACTCTAGACACACAGGAGAAAAAACTACTTTCAGCAACCCTAACAAGGTACACGAAGCAAAAATCGAGCACGATATCTTCTCTAGAAGATTAAAATGTTGGATTGGAAATTCGAAGCATGAAAATAGTGAAGCAAATAACTAAAGCTGACATACTAGTTACagaaggtgatagaataaagtttGGATATATCATATCACACATTAACTTTccaatatttatcatatattacgAGAAAGAACTCCTAAATTTTACCTTTTCTCCTTTTTGTGCCAGAAGAATTGCCATTGGACGCTGCACTTCCAACCCCACCTCCAGGAAGCTCCTTTGCTCCAGTGTTTTGACTTGCTAAGCATTGAATATCATCAAACTCACACCCATTAAATCCATGTCCGTCCAGCGCTGTGGCTTCTCCTGTATTACCTTCGACCTCGGGTTGAAGGCAATACATCTGATCATTGCATTGTATATTGCATGGATTCATCAAATAAGCACCAGGCAAATTCAAGGTGTTAACATTATTAGCTGTTGGTTTCTGATAAGGAAACGAACCAATCTCCCCTTCAATTCTTCCTCGAACATCCACAAGCAAACACTTAAGCCGTGCAATCTCAGCCTCCAATTGAGCTTGCCCTTGCAATCTCTTCAACAGCTGCTGGTTCAATGTCCTCAACCTGACAACCTCATCTTCCAACGAGGCTGCTCGTGCCTTAACCTTTTGCCTATACTTCCTAACAGCTTCTCGATTACCCAAAGATCGTTTCTTTGGTTTCTTCTCCCTAGAACCCTCTGTGTCATCAGCAGCAGCTTCATCTTCAGTTGAGGCAGGCACGATTTTGGTATGAACATGGAAACAGGTGTGTGTATGAGAATTATCAGGGCCAGGTGGGTTGCAAGTGTGTGTATGCGTACATGCATGAGAATCATTGAGTATTTCATTGAAAAAACTGTCCATCGAGCAACTGCTTGGAATATCACCCATGCTATTGCCACCAGAAAACACTTCGTGGTTTGAAAAATCGAGCTCCCCTTCGTCCATTACAACTAAAAATCCCCCCCAAAGAAAGGGAAACACTTAAATCTATTGAAGGAGAGACAAATTTACGATTTTGAACCTGAACCAAACAATAATTCACACCCAATTAGCAAGTAACAacaccaatatatatataaatggaaaAATCCTAATAATTTCTATATGCATActttatacaatatatatatattcttcaaaGCACCCATTACAAGATTAAGAGgaattttcaactcaaaacaaATATCACCAATCATAATCAGCAAAAAGGAAGTAGACAAAAGAAAGCctttgtttaaaaatataaaaaaaacagcAAGTTGAACAACCTGGGATGATCCGAACAATTCGATATAATTAAGGTTCAACAAGAAGCCAAAAGGACAATGAATCGAAAACGAGCATCGTAATCATAGATTCGACAAATCGGAAACCCTAGAAAATAATCAGCATCCCCTTTTATGCATTTTCCTTTGCTTTACAAAAAGATATAATGAAAATAACTACAAAGCTAAATAACAAAACGAAGAGAGTGGGGTTCTTTTTACTTTTAATATTGGTGAAAAAATggaaaattcatacaattttgaAAAGATTCCTAAAATGGACGTAccggaaaaaaaaaggaagaagaaatggAGAGCTGAAAGTTGCAGAGATTCCCCTGTCTTTTTTTTCTGGGTCTGAAATTGTGGAGTCCTTGTTGCTCTTAATTTATACGTACTTGAGGGACTtagttataaatttaaaaaatttatattcagTGAAATACTATGGTGTATCGTTGTTTATGAATTGGAAGGTGTAACTCAGGTTTGTTACCGTTTGATATTAAATTATCTTCCACGTGAATGATGATGATGGGGTTGTTTGTGGGCAACGAAAAATCGAAGGAACTTTGGGTCAATTGTggaaaattggggatttttgggcccTATATAATGTGAATGTTTAAAGTCTTTGGCCCCCACTC contains:
- the LOC107928903 gene encoding basic leucine zipper 23 isoform X2, yielding MDEGELDFSNHEVFSGGNSMGDIPSSCSMDSFFNEILNDSHACTHTHTCNPPGPDNSHTHTCFHVHTKIVPASTEDEAAADDTEGSREKKPKKRSLGNREAVRKYRQKVKARAASLEDEVVRLRTLNQQLLKRLQGQAQLEAEIARLKCLLVDVRGRIEGEIGSFPYQKPTANNVNTLNLPGAYLMNPCNIQCNDQMYCLQPEVEGNTGEATALDGHGFNGCEFDDIQCLASQNTGAKELPGGGVGSAASNGNSSGTKRRKATAG
- the LOC107928903 gene encoding basic leucine zipper 23 isoform X1 → MDEGELDFSNHEVFSGGNSMGDIPSSCSMDSFFNEILNDSHACTHTHTCNPPGPDNSHTHTCFHVHTKIVPASTEDEAAADDTEGSREKKPKKRSLGNREAVRKYRQKVKARAASLEDEVVRLRTLNQQLLKRLQGQAQLEAEIARLKCLLVDVRGRIEGEIGSFPYQKPTANNVNTLNLPGAYLMNPCNIQCNDQMYCLQPEVEGNTGEATALDGHGFNGCEFDDIQCLASQNTGAKELPGGGVGSAASNGNSSGTKRRKGVRPATAG